A stretch of the Corvus moneduloides isolate bCorMon1 chromosome 8, bCorMon1.pri, whole genome shotgun sequence genome encodes the following:
- the MKI67 gene encoding proliferation marker protein Ki-67 isoform X3, with product MFNGQRSNLGAFVSPSADPARGKAKRVPLSGAACRGQKGSVLSLSHGCCRQARAAAAAPVRLSARLPGGSVSVPGGGIQPWWGGEWGVQCEVSGAGARAREGLSRRRAVPGARGGARRTPPHGAPQGSDRSRFEYPLQSTLKKRRSRSPKDETLQVAGVELLHKQTSGAKSLDASDNAECEEKNANENKRTPEENLPEAFPVKLRTPKSSRRVHHVLKKQNEVSPFSKLYENLKNELKVEKPLHRGSASQQAAKGDPGSVLPEPNAPISSLSHLSDLGGLTKGKETGRREDIEECTIVRREEGNSSGFNKQLSAVGRTPRKSFTRSPRTPISKVVPGDTSQSPLQDPKELGTPGRCKHSAVTPKPSKENHRNSLVSLQQCSIERLDCPAKGTICSPTPPTPSAAEGGKCVLSTPTPRRKSPRSLFVSPPKEASGMNPGNSETPRTPRRGSLKLKSLPEIPAGAPEEDSVCRIDSTQLPLPEDKCLKQRRNSKQQTPGKPVQEVLKEIWDQANLDNSASLSNSKSPRRNSRQSKNFLDKSVHSEARASEGIMASPAAQTPGSGRKRGRPRTSGMLTETALETNAGQEHHDSSRKASGTPAELGVEGYHQNQDLEDASAATPRRPSAKRRSGSAAELKVTEPGSETKTPGLLNGEDSGKTKRIPQKRRSGEMLPQTSGKRKRVSFGGHLSPELFDKSLPPNSPLKRGALPARQSLPYGNSPRAVLKKAQGLKHLVDQEEKRSPKNSPAQQSPGASFSPSGKATPKVPSGSPAPFRKGRFSISQPPTPFPIAEEKDAGAEDVDPKERSGVQGKTLKSCPAAQDAKAFATVTPTKSNRSAQLGLKGTAMKSRGGAVAVITAKRRSGASSANLLVAKSWAEVVKLGVARPQSKIAKKSVRKGRPLKRINHPPKTPEKKIKDNFSTGHAESPATIVVGRAYSTTIRSAGHIPKVVKNPMLKLSMDMDESFTGVPEMFQTPKNQDGRTLSLAAAQNAEFTPLCAAGDISDLHTPEESGEMMVSPLNNSDASEQKQESSGIFHFLREESSPSVFDEIATKTPEKRKAMHEDDVDSLAVIPEKPPSLVKSGSKRRTPKQELEPVEVMSGKRKILRTPVQRSEPGEVLSGIKRLMKTPKQKTKPVEALSGIKRLMKTPKQKTKPVEALSGIKRLMKTPKQKTKPVEALSGIKRLMKTPKQKTKPVEALSGIRQLLKTPDQKLEPVEALSGIRQLLKTPDQKLEPVEALSGIRQLLKTPDQKLEPVEALSGIRQLLKTPDQKLEPVEALSGIRQLLKTPDQKLEPVEALSGIRHLMRTPQQELEPASDEIALQRLLETPAESREAIKGVPGVTSTKRARKLKSQPVEDMVGISRIFQTPKEKTEPIENMFGISRLMKSPKEKYQPVEDFVGLQRLMAEPRQKSADSEVDYAGVTEMFGTPEEMKVRPVNAMDSQEEITLPGSNSGHKHEKKGKVSQGEGFQQKDSTGEEQPAQRPRRGRPRKALPPATEKLCENGVNLKELWSPDTQEEMRVITPENKGRGRKTKHCIQEVVPKHPDWEGLDIVASVEPPGAAQRPGRGKRKEAKESKHLNRNLESCVEDSSVLQKAAADTKQDLQDCGICDVSETEGDPGTKTDPGNIQNEICQLQTGSNEPDSKANDSGIEDSEEVLLSPRRKRRGAENTEPVIPPKRGRQPPKKGRQPRNDQGKAASPAELHGATRKLRKDPSPKVTQRQEQTCDKAPEAVTAQKSENGTKLELKATETRVKSFRSTRNRKHSAEMKADARGVALENTPQKTEETSAETDAETQSHVKNEMKGSQGCETENAQENTTEAARRLKAESPSAETNKMPVSAQNLETNRARNRRGKKDSLEQKADELTENVNSLKPIPPKFNSEAEVDESSLQSSLGSVCVNAGQARKDQPSPGATAVPAAGSASPAQRRTRNERGIIKAKQTEIVQENPAQRNAVMCRRGRGKKVNFQLEESSSKVVEGKSLPEEDEGMTDKGNQHENSESPPSQVRRGRRKQLDSMPQIASPTFVEKQTLSADHSKDEAVQEQESALEAAPSSTEDNPPRRGRRCEVAAASQTRSPSVRTRRGVLQGDGKKMAEREDENPALGNKTVQAKVNTSARDRRKKMDPAAEAKSSAPLQRKCGLLETKDEGTHEEQSVPLEAVSCAKEKPPGRGRRKETALASRTANSISLRGKRGLPAGDEEAPKEEQNVPLETCDPPGKENQLRRGRRKEIAPSVQGKQGLSKQSGRKNNSREAKRSLDNSLSQENRDLSEGGSRQATTSLALSPTSCQGLPEDGKDGIPEEQSKLVEVAPPAKENPSRVGRKKTTSSTCEETTSTSLRGKPNLPRGRGQKRILKESEDASPQNNPCQGRTRQLRNNRRKVEFTLEAATSTSLRKSSDLPENGSTLETQDLSGTSTGSEENQSEKGREGEPAPQAAPPSRRRKCQLPAEDVAPKRLKSGSDENGSLQKGRRNKTKELGEEDARAAQSTGGMDRKTRSSRRTQK from the exons ATGTTCAACGGTCAACGAAGCAACCTAGGTGCGTTCGTTTCTCCTTCCGCCGATCCGGCACGGGGTAAAGCTAAAAGAGTCCCTCTGTCCGGTGCCGCTTGTCGCGGCCAGAAGGGCTCGGTGCTGTCCCTCAGCCACGGCTGCTGCCGGCaggcgcgggcggcggctgccgCTCCTGTCCGTCTGTCTGCGCGGCTCCCGGGGGGTTCCGTTTCGGTGCCTGGCGGAGGAATACAGCCGTGGTGGGGAGGGGAATGGGGCGTTCAGTGCGAGGTCTCGGGGGCCGGCGCGCGCGCGCGGGAAGGGCTCAGTCGGCGTCGCGCCGTGCCGGGAGCGCGGGGGGGGGCGCGTCGGACGCCGCCGCACGGGGCCCCTCAGGGCTCTGACAGATCCAG gtTTGAATATCCTCTGCAATCAACTCTGAAAAAGAGGCGTTCCAGGTCTCCAAAAGATGAAACTCTGCAG GTGGCAGGAGTGGAATTATTACACAAACAAACTTCAGGAGCTAAAAGTCTTGATGCTTCAG ATAATGCTGagtgtgaagagaaaaatgccaATGAAAATAAACGAACTCCAGAGGAAAATCTTCCTGAAGCTTTCCCCGTCAAACTCCGAACACCCAAATCTTCACGGAGAGTACATCATgttcttaaaaagcaaaatgaagtgTCCCCCTTTAGTAAACTCTATGAAAACCTGAAGAATGAGCTGAAAGTGGAAAAACCTCTGCACAGGGGAAGTGCCTCTCAACAAGCTGCAAAAGGAGACCCTGGGAGTGTTCTGCCAGAACCAAATGCTCCCATTTCATCCCTGAGTCATCTTTCTGATCTGGGTGGCCTGactaaaggaaaggaaacaggcAGAAGGGAAGATATTGAAGAATGTACAATTGtaagaagagaagaaggaaacagCTCAGGATTTAATAAGCAGCTGTCAGCTGTAGGAAGAACTCCTAGAAAGAGTTTTACCAGGAGTCCTCGAACTCCCATTTCAAAGGTGGTGCCAGGAGATACCAGTCAGAGTCCTTTGCAGGATCCTAAGGAATTAGGGACACCAGGCAGATGCAAACATTCTGCTGTTACACCCAAACCCAGCAAGGAGAACCACAGGAATTCCCTGGtttcactgcagcagtgctCCATAGAAAGGTTGGATTGTCCAGCTAAAGGGACAATATGCAGCCCCACACCGCCCACCCCCAGCGCTGCTGAAGGAGGTAAATGTGTGCTGTCCACACCAACGCCCAGGAGGAAGAGTCCTCGGTCTCTGTTTGTGTCACCTCCCAAAGAAGCCAGTGGAATGAATCCTGGAAATTCAGAGACTCCAAGAACCCCACGGCGTGGGTCCTTGAAATTGAAGTCTCTTCCAGAAATCCCAGCTGGAGCTCCAGAGGAAGATTCAGTGTGCAGAATTGATAGCACACAACTGCCTTTGCCAGAAGACAAATGCTTAAAGCAAAGACGAAACAGCAAACAACAAACACCAGGAAAACCTGTCCAAGAAGTGCTGAAAGAAATCTGGGATCAGGCAAACCTGGATAACTCTGCCTCTCTCTCTAATTCCAAGAGTCCCAGAAGAAACAGCAGGCAAAGTAAAAATTTCTTGGACAAAAGTGTCCATTCAGAGGCACGAGCTTCAGAAGGGATAATggcatctcctgctgctcagacaCCTGGctctggaaggaaaagggggaggcCAAGGACCTCTGGAATGCTGACTGAAACAGCACTGGAGACAAATGCTGGTCAGGAACATCATGATTCAAGCAGAAAAGCCAGTGGaactccagcagagctgggcgTGGAGGGGTATCACCAAAACCAGGATTTGGAAGATGCCAGTGCTGCAACACCTCGGAGACCATCAGCCAAGAGAAGGTCTGGAAGTGCTGCTGAGCTCAAAGTCACTGAGCCTGGCTCAGAAACTAAAACTCCTGGCCTCTTGAATGGAGAAGATTCAG GCAAGACAAAAAGAATCCCTCAGAAGAGGAGGAGTGGTGAGATGCTCCCTCAAACTTcgggaaaaagaaaaagagtgtCTTTTGGTGGTCATCTGAGTCCAGAACTCTTTGATAAAAGTTTGCCTCCCAACTCTCCCTTGAAAAGAGGAGCTCTCCCTGCCAGGCAGAGTTTACCCTACGGAAACTCTCCTCGGGCTGTGCTCAAAAAGGCTCAGGGGTTGAAGCACTTGGTAGATCAG gaagaaaaaaggtcacccaaaaattccccagcccagcagtcTCCAGGTGCCTCATTCTCTCCCTCAGGGAAGGCAACACCCAAAGTTCCTTCAggctctccagcccctttcaGGAAAGGGCGtttctccatctcccagcccccCACACCATTCCCAATTGCAGAGGAGAAGGATGCTGGTGCTGAAGATGTGGATCCAAAGGAGAGAAGTGGTGTCCaagggaaaacactgaaatcttgtcctgctgcccaggaTGCCAAAGCCTTTGCGACAGTGACACCCACCAAGTCAAACAGAAGTGCCCAGCTGGGTTTGAAGGGCACTGCCATGAAGAGCAGAGGTGGAGCTGTGGCTGTTATCACTGCCAAGAGGAGAAGTGGTGCCTCCAGTGCCAATTTATTAG TTGCAAAATCTTGGGCTGAAGTGGTAAAATTGGGAGTTGCAAGACCACAGTCAAAGATTGCTAAAAAAAGTGTCCGTAAAGGAAGACCCTTGAAGAGGATAAACCACCCACCAAAG ActccagagaagaaaataaaagataactTCAGCACGGGTCATGCAGAGTCACCTGCTACTATAGTTGTAGGTAGAGCTTATTCCACCACAATCAGATCTGCTGGACACATCCCTAAAGTGGTAAAAAATCCCATGCTGAAGCTCAGCATGGATATGGATGAAAGCTTCACAG GAGTGCCTGAAATGTTTCAAACTCCGAAAAATCAGGATGGAAGAACATTATCTTTGGCTGCTGCTCAGAATGCTGAGTTCACACCACTGTGTGCTGCAGGGGACATTTCTGACTTGCACACTCCTGAGGAATCTG GAGAGATGATGGTGTCACCATTAAATAATTCAGATGCTTCAGAACAGAAGCAAGAGAGTTCAGGCATATTCCACTTTCTGAGAGAGGAGTCATCTCCATCCGTGTTTGATGAAATAGCCACAAAAActcctgaaaaaagaaaagctatgcATGAAGATGATGTGGATAGTTTGGCAGTAATTCCAGAAAAACCACCATCTCTGGTGAAATCAGGAAGTAAAAGGAGGACTCCAAAGCAGGAGTTGGAGCCAGTTGAGGTCATGTCAGgcaaaaggaagattttaagGACCCCCGTGCAAAGGTCAGAACCGGGAGAGGTTTTGTCAGGTATCAAGAGGCTCATGAAGACCCCAAAGCAGAAGACAAAGCCTGTAGAGGCTTTGTCAGGTATCAAGAGGCTCATGAAGACCCCAAAGCAGAAGACAAAGCCTGTAGAGGCTTTGTCAGGTATCAAGAGGCTCATGAAGACCCCAAAGCAGAAGACAAAGCCTGTAGAGGCTTTGTCAGGTATCAAGAGGCTCATGAAGACCCCAAAGCAGAAGACGAAGCCTGTAGAGGCTTTGTCAGGCATCAGACAGCTCTTGAAGACCCCAGATCAGAAATTGGAGCCTGTAGAGGCTTTGTCAGGCATCAGACAGCTCTTGAAGACCCCAGATCAGAAATTGGAGCCTGTAGAGGCTTTGTCAGGCATCAGACAGCTCTTGAAGACCCCAGATCAGAAATTGGAGCCTGTAGAGGCTTTGTCAGGCATCAGACAGCTCTTGAAGACCCCAGATCAGAAATTGGAGCCTGTAGAGGCTTTGTCAGGCATCAGACAGCTCTTGAAGACCCCAGATCAGAAATTGGAGCCTGTAGAGGCTTTGTCAGGCATCAGGCATCTCATGAGGACCCCACAGCAAGAGTTGGAACCAGCCTCAGATGAAATTGCCTTGCAGAGGTTGCTGGAGACtccagcagagagcagggaagcCATAAAAGGTGTGCCAGGTGTGACTTCAACCAAGAGGGCCCGAAAGCTGAAATCCCAGCCCGTGGAGGACATGGTTGGGATCAGCCGCATTTTCCAGACGCCAAAGGAGAAAACTGAGCCCATAGAAAACATGTTTGGAATTAGCAGATTAATGAAGTCTCCTAAAGAGAAATATCAACCAGTTGAGGATTTTGTGGGGCTGCAAAGGCTCATGGCAGAACCCAGGCAGAAATCTGCTGATTCTGAAGTGGACTATGCTGGAGTGACAGAAATGTTTGGTACCCCAGAGGAAATGAAG GTCAGACCAGTAAATGCTATGGATTCTCAGGAAGAAATTACACTTCCTGGTTCTAATTCTGGTCATAAACATG aaaagaaaggaaaagtttcCCAAGGCGAAGGTTTTCAACAGAAGGACTCAACTGGTGAAGAGCAGCCTGCCCAGAGACCAAGAAGGGGCAGACCAAGGAaggctctgcctcctgctaCAGAAAAGCTGTGTGAAAATGGTGTGAATTTAAAGGAATTATGGAGTCCTGATACCCAGGAGGAGATGAGAGTGATCACACCTGAAAataagggaagaggaaggaagacaAAACATTGCATACAAGAAGTTGTTCCAAAGCACCCTGATTGGGAAGGGCTTGACATTGTTGCATCTGTAGAAccacctggagctgctcagagaCCGGGTAGAGGTAAAAGGAAAGAGGCGAAGGAGTCAAAACATCTGAACAGAAATCTTGAGTCTTGTGTTGAAGATTCTTCAGTGCtacaaaaagcagctgcagataCCAAACAGGATCTGCAGGACTGTGGCATCTGTGATGTGTCAGAAACTGAAGGTGATCCAGGCACAAAGACAGAccctggaaacattcagaaTGAAATTTGTCAGCTGCAAACAGGTTCCAATGAACCTGATAGCAAAGCTAATGACAGTGGGATAGAGGACAGTGAAGAAGTGCTCCTGTCACCGAGGAGGAAGCgcagaggagcagagaacaCAGAACCAGTGATTCCACCCAAAAGAGGGAGGCAACCACCTAAAAAAGGGAGGCAACCAAGGAATGACCAAGGTaaagcagcttctccagcagaactTCATGGAGCAACCAGAAAGCTTCGTAAAGACCCATCCCCAAAAGTTACACAAAGACAGGAACAGACTTGTGACAAAGCTCCTGAGGCTGTCACAgcacaaaaatctgaaaatggcACTAAACTTGAACTAAAGGCAACAGAGACAAGAGTTAAATCTTTTAGAAGTACTAGAAACAGAAAGCACtcagctgaaatgaaagcagatgCTCGTGGGGTCGCGCTTGAAAATACACCTCAGAAAACTGAGGAAACATCAGCTGAAACTGATGCTGAAACACAATCCCACGTGAAAAATGAGATGAAAGGCTCTCAGGgatgtgaaacagaaaatgctcAGGAAAATACAACAGAGGCAGCTCGAAGATTAAAGGCAGAGTCACCTTCTGCAGAGACAAACAAAATGCCAGTCAGTGCTCAGAACTTGGAAACAAACAGGGCTAGAAACAGAAGAGGCAAAAAAGACTCTTTGGAGCAAAAAGCTGATGAACTTACTGAAAATGTGAACAGCCTAAAACCAATTCCTCCCAAATTTAACTCAGAAGCAGAAGTGGATGAATCTTCTCTCCAGAGTTCCTTGGGCTCTGTTTGTGTCAATGCAGGCCAAGCCAGGAAggaccagcccagcccaggtgccacagcagtccctgctgcaggcagtgccagTCCTGCTCAAAGGAGGACGAGAAATGAACGGGGAATaattaaagcaaagcaaactgaAATCGTGCAGGAGAATCCAGCACAAAGAAATGCAGTGATGTGTCGAAGAGGAAGAGgtaaaaaagttaattttcagCTTGAAGAAAGCAGTTCCAAAGTGGTTGAAGGAAAAAGTTTACCTGAGGAAGATGAAGGGATGACTGACAAAGGTAATCAACATGAGAATTCTGAAAGTCCTCCTTCACAGGtaaggaggggcaggagaaagCAACTTGATTCCATGCCACAGATAGCTAGTCCTACCTTtgtggaaaaacaaacattaagTGCAGACCATAGCAAAGATGAGGCTGTACAGGAGCAGGAATCAGCTTTGGAAGCTGCTCCCTCTTCAACAGAAGACAATCCACCGCGACGGGGGAGGAGATGCGAGGTGGCTGCAGCGTCACAGACCAGATCTCCTTCTGTCAGAACGAGGCGTGGGGTGCTGCAAGGGGATGGTAAAAAGATGGCagagagagaagatgaaaatccagctctggggaATAAAACTGTGCAGGCAAAAGTGAATACATCAGCaagggacaggaggaaaaagatggatccagcagcagaggcaaaAAGTTCAGCTCCTCTCCAGAGAAAATGTGGCTTGTTGGAGACTAAAGATGAGGGTACTCATGAAGAACAAAGTGTGCCTTTGGAAGCAGTGTCCTGTGCAAAGGAGAAGCCACCAGGAAggggcagaaggaaagaaactgcTCTGGCATCACGCACAGCCAATTCCATCTCTCTTCGAGGGAAACGCGGTTTGCCGGCAGGTGATGAAGAAGCTCCCAAAGAAGAGCAAAATGTTCCCTTAGAAACTTGTGATccacctggaaaagaaaatcaactgagaagaggcagaaggaaagaaattgcCCCCTCTGTTCAGGGAAAACAGGGCCTGTCAAAACAAAGTGGTAGGAAAAATAACAGTAGGGAAGCAAAACGGAGTTTGGACAATTCTCTTTCCCAAGAAAACAGGGATCTTTCAGAAGGGGGCTCAAGGCAAGCAACCACTTCACTGGCTCTTAGCCCCACCTCATGTCAAGGTTTGCCAGAAGATGGTAAGGATGGAATTCCTGAAGAACAAAGTAAACTTGTGGAAGTAGCTCCACCTGCAAAAGAAAATCCATCCAGAGtgggcaggaagaaaacaacttCTTCTACTTGTGAAGAAACAACTTCCACTTCTCTTAGGGGAAAACCCAACCTGCCCAGAGGCAGAGGTCAGAAGAGGATTCTTAAAGAAAGTGAAGATGCATCTCCACAGAATAATCCATGCCAGGGAAGAACAAGGCAACTGAGGAATAACAGGAGGAAGGTGGAATTCACCTTAGAGGCAGCTACTTCTACTTCTCTCCGTAAAAGCAGTGACTTGCCAGAAAATGGAAGCACTCTGGAAACTCAGGATTTGAGTGGGACATCCACTGGCTCTGAAGAGAATCAGTCTGAAAAAGGCCGGGAGGGTGAGCCTGCTCCACAGGCAGCCCCCCCTTCTCGCAGAAGGAAatgccagctgccagcagaggaTGTGGCACCCAAGAGATTAAAATCAG GGAGTGATGAAAATGGATCCctacaaaaaggaagaagaaacaaaactaaagaaCTTGGAGAAGAGGATGCAAGGGCAGCTCAGAGCACTGGAGGGATGGACAGGAAGACAAGGTCCAGcagaagaacacagaaataG